From a region of the Helianthus annuus cultivar XRQ/B chromosome 5, HanXRQr2.0-SUNRISE, whole genome shotgun sequence genome:
- the LOC110940842 gene encoding protein fluG isoform X2, whose amino-acid sequence MDELREAVERAELVDGHAHNIVALDSSLPFLSCFSEASGKALAHVPSTLNFKRSLRDIARLYGSDLSLEGVQQYRLDSGIEIITKICFKAAGISTVLVDDGLVLDKMLGTDILPCAGRILRIERLAEDILDQGIKNGIPWTMDTFTDSFLARLKSADATKVVGLKTIAAYRSGLEINPNVTQKEAAEGLAQVLLAGSPVRITNKHLIDYIIVRSLEVALCFDWPMQIHTGFGDKDLDLRQANPLHLRNLLEDRRFLDCRIVLLHASYPFSREASYLASVYHQVYLDFGLAVPKLSVHGMISSLKQLLELAPLKKVMFSTDGCAFPETFYLGAKRARDVVFSVLRDACNDGDLSIDEAVEAVADIFAENAKKFYGIGTAVRSDTLLKLDNDVRKEVNSTQQDVVLVRVLWVDASGQHRCRVVPRKRFDSIVKENGLGLTCASMGMSSAMDGPADETNLTGTGEIRLIPDLSTRCKIPWAMQEEMVLAYMHSKPGQVWDYCPRETLRRLSQLLKQEFNLEMNAGFENEFYLLKSQLRDGQEEWVSFDTSRYCATSSFDAASPILHEVVNSLHFLNIDVEQLHAEAGNGQFEIALRYTTCTKAADNLIYAREVIRSVARKHGLLATFMPKYALDDIGSGSHVHISLSENGENVFAASDRSSSRHGMSKIGEEFMAGVLHHLPSLLAFTAPLPNSYDRIQPNTWSGAYLCWGKENREAPIRTACPPGVPDGIVSNFEIKAFDGCANPHLALAAVIASGIDGLRRHLSLSDPVDENPDILRDKLQRLPVSLAESVEALAKDTVLEALLGEKLLVAIKGVRKAEIKYYSENKDAYKKLIYQY is encoded by the exons ATGGATGAGCTACGAGAAGCGGTTGAGAGGGCGGAACTGGTGGACGGCCACGCTCACAACATCGTGGCTCTGGATTCTTCACTTCCCTTCCTCTCTTGTTTTTCTGAAGCTTCCGGGAAAGCCTTAGCTCATGTTCCTTCTACCCTTAACTTCAAG AGAAGCCTGAGGGACATTGCTCGTCTCTATGGCTCTGACTTATCTCTTGAAGGAGTCCAACAATATAGACTTGACTCTGGAATTGAAATAATCACAAAAATATGCTTCAAAGCTGCAGGAATCTCTACTGTACTCGTAGACGATGGATTGGTGTTAGATAAGATGCTTGGCACAGATATTTTGCCTTGTGCTGGTAGAATACTTAGGATTGAGCGTCTAGCCGAGGATATTCTTGATCAA GGCATAAAAAATGGGATTCCTTGGACAATGGATACATTTACTGATAGTTTCTTAGCACGATTAAAGTC AGCAGATGCCACCAAAGTGGTTGGTCTAAAAACCATAGCTGCGTATCGCAGTGGCCTTGAAATTAACCCAAATGTCACCCAGAAAGAGGCCGCCGAGGGTCTTGCTCAAGTTTTGCTTG CTGGAAGTCCTGTACGCATCACAAACAAACACCTTATCGATTATATCATAGTGCGTAGTTTGGAGGTGGCTCTGTGTTTCGACTGGCCCATGCAGATACATACAGG ATTTGGAGACAAAGATTTGGATTTGAGGCAGGCTAATCCCCTTCATCTGCGCAATCTTCTTGAAGACCGTAGATTCTTGGACTGCAGAATAGTGCTTTTACATGCATCCTACCCTTTTTCAAGGGAAGCATCGTATTTGGCATCTGTTTATCATCAGGTGTACCTTGATTTTGGTTTGGCAGTTCCAAAGCTGAGTGTTCATGGCATGATATCATCACTCAAACAGCTTTTGGAGCTTGCGCCGCTAAAGAAG GTGATGTTCAGCACTGATGGATGTGCATTTCCGGAAACGTTTTACCTAG GTGCAAAGAGAGCACGTGACGTTGTTTTCAGTGTTCTACGGGATGCATGCAACGATGGTGATCTTTCGATTGATGAAGCTGTTGAAGCTGTTGCCGACATCTTTGCTGAAAATGCAAAAAAGTTTTACGGGATTGGTACTGCTGTCAGATCTGATACCTTATTAAAGTTGGATAATGATGTGAGAAAGGAGGTTAACTCTACCCAACAAGATGTGGTGCTTGTTCGTGTTTTATGGGTAGATGCTTCGGGACAACACAGATGCCGT GTTGTCCCTCGAAAACGGTTCGATAGTATTGTGAAGGAGAATGGGTTAGGTCTAACCTGTGCCTCCATGGGCATGAGTTCCGCAATGGATGGTCCGGCTGATGAGACTAATCTCACAGGAACTGGTGAGATCAGACTCATACCAGATTTGTCAACAAGATGCAAAATCCCATG GGCGATGCAGGAAGAGATGGTTTTGGCATACATGCACTCAAAACCTGGTCAAGTGTGGGATTATTGCCCAAGAGAAACACTAAGGAGACTTTCACAACTTCTCAAACAAGAATTTAACTTG GAAATGAACGCTGGATTTGAAAATGAATTCTATCTATTAAAGAGTCAGTTAAG GGATGGTCAAGAAGAATGGGTTTCATTTGACACGTCACGTTACTGTGCCACATCTTCGTTTGATGCTGCTTCACCTATACTACATGAAGTTGTTAATTCACTACACTTCCTTAATATTGATGTAGAACAG CTACATGCAGAGGCGGGCAATGGTCAGTTTGAAATTGCATTACGTTACACAACGTGTACCAAAGCTGCAGATAACTTGATTTATGCCCGTGAAGTTATTAGATCTGTTGCAAGGAAACATGGGTTGCTCGCTACTTTTATGCCAAA GTATGCATTAGATGACATCGGATCGGGTTCACATGTGCACATAAGTTTGTCCGAAAATGGGGAAAATGTATTTGCAGCTTCTGATAGGTCGTCGTCACGTCATGGAATGTCCAAAATTGGGGAAGAGTTCATGGCTGGTGTTCTACACCATCTTCCATCACTTTTAGCTTTTACAGCACCACTCCCAAACAG TTATGATCGTATACAACCCAATACATGGAGTGGAGCTTACCTTTGCTGGGGTAAAGAAAACAGAGAGGCTCCCATCAGAACTGCATGTCCACCTGGCGTTCCCGACGGAATTGTCAGCAACTTTGAAATCAAAGCATTTGATGGATGTGCAAATCCGCATCTGGCTCTTGCTGCTGTTATTGCTTCCGGAATCGATGGTCTTCGCAGACATCTTTCTCTCTCTGATCCTGTTG ATGAGAATCCTGATATACTACGCGACAAACTCCAAAGATTGCCGGTCTCTCTTGCAGAATCAGTAGAAGCTCTTGCAAAAGACACTGTTTTAGAAGCTTTATTAGGAGAAAAACTGCTGGTTGCGATAAAAGGGGTTCGCAAG GCGGAAATCAAGTACTACTCTGAGAATAAGGATGCGTACAAGAAACTGATATACCAGTACTAA
- the LOC110940842 gene encoding protein fluG isoform X1, which produces MDELREAVERAELVDGHAHNIVALDSSLPFLSCFSEASGKALAHVPSTLNFKGCERKYPRGAVGIFQGMRTKISKGCGRDFSRKIPLIFFSRGAAAHPPHKRSLRDIARLYGSDLSLEGVQQYRLDSGIEIITKICFKAAGISTVLVDDGLVLDKMLGTDILPCAGRILRIERLAEDILDQGIKNGIPWTMDTFTDSFLARLKSADATKVVGLKTIAAYRSGLEINPNVTQKEAAEGLAQVLLAGSPVRITNKHLIDYIIVRSLEVALCFDWPMQIHTGFGDKDLDLRQANPLHLRNLLEDRRFLDCRIVLLHASYPFSREASYLASVYHQVYLDFGLAVPKLSVHGMISSLKQLLELAPLKKVMFSTDGCAFPETFYLGAKRARDVVFSVLRDACNDGDLSIDEAVEAVADIFAENAKKFYGIGTAVRSDTLLKLDNDVRKEVNSTQQDVVLVRVLWVDASGQHRCRVVPRKRFDSIVKENGLGLTCASMGMSSAMDGPADETNLTGTGEIRLIPDLSTRCKIPWAMQEEMVLAYMHSKPGQVWDYCPRETLRRLSQLLKQEFNLEMNAGFENEFYLLKSQLRDGQEEWVSFDTSRYCATSSFDAASPILHEVVNSLHFLNIDVEQLHAEAGNGQFEIALRYTTCTKAADNLIYAREVIRSVARKHGLLATFMPKYALDDIGSGSHVHISLSENGENVFAASDRSSSRHGMSKIGEEFMAGVLHHLPSLLAFTAPLPNSYDRIQPNTWSGAYLCWGKENREAPIRTACPPGVPDGIVSNFEIKAFDGCANPHLALAAVIASGIDGLRRHLSLSDPVDENPDILRDKLQRLPVSLAESVEALAKDTVLEALLGEKLLVAIKGVRKAEIKYYSENKDAYKKLIYQY; this is translated from the exons ATGGATGAGCTACGAGAAGCGGTTGAGAGGGCGGAACTGGTGGACGGCCACGCTCACAACATCGTGGCTCTGGATTCTTCACTTCCCTTCCTCTCTTGTTTTTCTGAAGCTTCCGGGAAAGCCTTAGCTCATGTTCCTTCTACCCTTAACTTCAAG GGGTGCGAACGAAAAtatccaaggggtgcggtcggaatTTTTCAAGGGATGCGgacgaaaatttccaaggggtgcggtcgggatttttcgcgaaaaataccactaatttttttttcaaggggtgcggccgcccacccacccCATAAG AGAAGCCTGAGGGACATTGCTCGTCTCTATGGCTCTGACTTATCTCTTGAAGGAGTCCAACAATATAGACTTGACTCTGGAATTGAAATAATCACAAAAATATGCTTCAAAGCTGCAGGAATCTCTACTGTACTCGTAGACGATGGATTGGTGTTAGATAAGATGCTTGGCACAGATATTTTGCCTTGTGCTGGTAGAATACTTAGGATTGAGCGTCTAGCCGAGGATATTCTTGATCAA GGCATAAAAAATGGGATTCCTTGGACAATGGATACATTTACTGATAGTTTCTTAGCACGATTAAAGTC AGCAGATGCCACCAAAGTGGTTGGTCTAAAAACCATAGCTGCGTATCGCAGTGGCCTTGAAATTAACCCAAATGTCACCCAGAAAGAGGCCGCCGAGGGTCTTGCTCAAGTTTTGCTTG CTGGAAGTCCTGTACGCATCACAAACAAACACCTTATCGATTATATCATAGTGCGTAGTTTGGAGGTGGCTCTGTGTTTCGACTGGCCCATGCAGATACATACAGG ATTTGGAGACAAAGATTTGGATTTGAGGCAGGCTAATCCCCTTCATCTGCGCAATCTTCTTGAAGACCGTAGATTCTTGGACTGCAGAATAGTGCTTTTACATGCATCCTACCCTTTTTCAAGGGAAGCATCGTATTTGGCATCTGTTTATCATCAGGTGTACCTTGATTTTGGTTTGGCAGTTCCAAAGCTGAGTGTTCATGGCATGATATCATCACTCAAACAGCTTTTGGAGCTTGCGCCGCTAAAGAAG GTGATGTTCAGCACTGATGGATGTGCATTTCCGGAAACGTTTTACCTAG GTGCAAAGAGAGCACGTGACGTTGTTTTCAGTGTTCTACGGGATGCATGCAACGATGGTGATCTTTCGATTGATGAAGCTGTTGAAGCTGTTGCCGACATCTTTGCTGAAAATGCAAAAAAGTTTTACGGGATTGGTACTGCTGTCAGATCTGATACCTTATTAAAGTTGGATAATGATGTGAGAAAGGAGGTTAACTCTACCCAACAAGATGTGGTGCTTGTTCGTGTTTTATGGGTAGATGCTTCGGGACAACACAGATGCCGT GTTGTCCCTCGAAAACGGTTCGATAGTATTGTGAAGGAGAATGGGTTAGGTCTAACCTGTGCCTCCATGGGCATGAGTTCCGCAATGGATGGTCCGGCTGATGAGACTAATCTCACAGGAACTGGTGAGATCAGACTCATACCAGATTTGTCAACAAGATGCAAAATCCCATG GGCGATGCAGGAAGAGATGGTTTTGGCATACATGCACTCAAAACCTGGTCAAGTGTGGGATTATTGCCCAAGAGAAACACTAAGGAGACTTTCACAACTTCTCAAACAAGAATTTAACTTG GAAATGAACGCTGGATTTGAAAATGAATTCTATCTATTAAAGAGTCAGTTAAG GGATGGTCAAGAAGAATGGGTTTCATTTGACACGTCACGTTACTGTGCCACATCTTCGTTTGATGCTGCTTCACCTATACTACATGAAGTTGTTAATTCACTACACTTCCTTAATATTGATGTAGAACAG CTACATGCAGAGGCGGGCAATGGTCAGTTTGAAATTGCATTACGTTACACAACGTGTACCAAAGCTGCAGATAACTTGATTTATGCCCGTGAAGTTATTAGATCTGTTGCAAGGAAACATGGGTTGCTCGCTACTTTTATGCCAAA GTATGCATTAGATGACATCGGATCGGGTTCACATGTGCACATAAGTTTGTCCGAAAATGGGGAAAATGTATTTGCAGCTTCTGATAGGTCGTCGTCACGTCATGGAATGTCCAAAATTGGGGAAGAGTTCATGGCTGGTGTTCTACACCATCTTCCATCACTTTTAGCTTTTACAGCACCACTCCCAAACAG TTATGATCGTATACAACCCAATACATGGAGTGGAGCTTACCTTTGCTGGGGTAAAGAAAACAGAGAGGCTCCCATCAGAACTGCATGTCCACCTGGCGTTCCCGACGGAATTGTCAGCAACTTTGAAATCAAAGCATTTGATGGATGTGCAAATCCGCATCTGGCTCTTGCTGCTGTTATTGCTTCCGGAATCGATGGTCTTCGCAGACATCTTTCTCTCTCTGATCCTGTTG ATGAGAATCCTGATATACTACGCGACAAACTCCAAAGATTGCCGGTCTCTCTTGCAGAATCAGTAGAAGCTCTTGCAAAAGACACTGTTTTAGAAGCTTTATTAGGAGAAAAACTGCTGGTTGCGATAAAAGGGGTTCGCAAG GCGGAAATCAAGTACTACTCTGAGAATAAGGATGCGTACAAGAAACTGATATACCAGTACTAA
- the LOC118492131 gene encoding uncharacterized protein LOC118492131: MTSFLNKGLQHLLHLYNDACGTVALHEARIKQLETTVADQGAIAEAKSRHYEDKLKKVTQDAELKLATMQMDHDQAMINFREGIKTSAIVSLLQARIKMAYEAKETGLVCPSWPIESWVAKLKELGGKVVPLPSEAGESSKP; encoded by the exons atgacatccttccttaacaag ggcctccagcatttgcTCCACTTGTACAACGATGCATGTGGTACTGTCGCCCTCCATGAAGCCAGGATTAAGCAGCTCGAAACCACTGTTGccgaccaaggtgccattgccGAGGCAAAGAGCCGGCACTATGAGGATAAGCTGAAAAAGGTCACCCAGGATGCTGAGCTCAAATTGGCCACCATGCAAATGGATCACGATCAGGccatgatcaatttccgggaaggaatcaagacttccgctattgtctccctgttacaagcacgcatcaagatggcctatgaggccaaggagacaggtctTGTTTGTCCATCCTGGCCAATTGAATCCTGGGTAGCCAAGCTGAAGGAGCTCGGAGGCAAGGTTGTACCACTCCCATCTGAAGCCGGTGAATCTtccaa GCCTTGA